One window from the genome of Schistocerca piceifrons isolate TAMUIC-IGC-003096 chromosome 8, iqSchPice1.1, whole genome shotgun sequence encodes:
- the LOC124712247 gene encoding uncharacterized protein LOC124712247, whose product MALVFLLSALAQHACAGGMGQDDEDDAAAGPRRGRTFGLLGNALFGEGLLGGAGGGGGLFGSGRPGLFGGILEGLFGGGGVRPLPILLLGSGGWLSPFRRPYRPSPAVPYYPRPYGFQGYLDDDGDYYYRGGSEADHLVPEFH is encoded by the exons ATGGCGCTGGTGTTCCTGCTGTCCGCCCTGGCCCAGCACGCATGCGCAGGAGGGATGGGACAGGACGACGAAGACGACGCAGCAGCAGGGCCGCGCAGGGGACGGACTTTCGGCCTCCTGGGGAACGCCCTGTTCGGCGAAGGGCTGCTTGGAGGCGCTGGCGGAGGAGGAGGGCTCTTCGGGAGCGGCAGACCCGGTCTCTTCGGTGGCATCCTCGAGGGGCTCTTCGGCGGCGGCG GTGTGAGACCGCTGCCGATCCTTCTTCTAGGGTCCGGAGGGTGGCTGTCGCCCTTTCGCAGGCCCTACCGGCCATCTCCGGCGGTGCCCTACTACCCCAGGCCCTACGGCTTCCAAGGGTACCTCGACGACGACGGCGATTATTACTACCGCGGCGGAAGCGAAGCTGACCACTTAGTGCCGGAGTTCCACTAG